A genomic region of Nostoc sp. UHCC 0702 contains the following coding sequences:
- a CDS encoding YebC/PmpR family DNA-binding transcriptional regulator, with protein sequence MAGHSKWANIKRQKAVVDAKKSKTFTQLSRAIIVAARSGIPDPAGNFQLRTAIDKAKAAGIPNDNIDRAIAKGAGTFNDSANFEAIRYEGYGPSGVAILIEAFTDNRNRTAADLRVAFSKNGGNLGETGCVSWMFAQKGVCVVEGVIDEEQILEASLEGGAESYEMAEDEIAEVFTDVGNLENLNQTLKDKGLQVTDAELRWIPSNSLEVTDPEQARSLFKLIDTLEGLDDVQNVTSNFEMAENLMALSIV encoded by the coding sequence ATGGCAGGACATAGTAAATGGGCAAATATTAAGCGCCAGAAAGCGGTAGTAGATGCAAAAAAAAGCAAAACCTTTACCCAGTTGTCACGGGCGATTATCGTTGCAGCTAGAAGCGGTATACCAGATCCAGCAGGCAATTTTCAACTGCGTACGGCAATTGATAAGGCCAAGGCTGCGGGTATCCCCAATGATAATATTGACCGGGCGATCGCTAAAGGTGCAGGCACTTTTAACGATAGTGCCAATTTTGAAGCGATTCGCTATGAAGGATACGGCCCTAGTGGTGTAGCTATTTTGATTGAAGCCTTCACAGATAACCGCAATCGTACTGCTGCTGACTTGCGTGTAGCTTTTAGTAAAAATGGTGGTAATCTTGGTGAAACAGGTTGCGTTAGCTGGATGTTTGCCCAAAAGGGTGTGTGTGTTGTCGAGGGAGTGATTGATGAAGAACAAATTTTAGAAGCATCTTTAGAAGGTGGCGCTGAATCTTATGAAATGGCTGAAGATGAGATAGCTGAAGTGTTTACTGACGTAGGAAATTTAGAAAACCTCAACCAAACCCTCAAAGATAAAGGCTTGCAAGTAACTGATGCAGAATTGCGCTGGATTCCTAGTAATAGTTTAGAAGTTACAGATCCAGAACAGGCGCGATCGCTGTTTAAATTAATTGATACTCTAGAAGGCTTAGATGATGTGCAAAATGTCACATCTAACTTTGAAATGGCAGAAAATCTAATGGCTTTGAGTATTGTTTAG
- a CDS encoding Uma2 family endonuclease, whose protein sequence is MSEIQTQLSTDTWVAATWDEYIQIIENPAYEKAKGYYHNQHMRIEMPPVGHDHACDNTIIAFAVNLFCTIKGILIKGLTNCNYRKTGVREAQPDVSYYIGENADVIPYGTSIINLDIYPPPALVIEIANSSLADDKGEKRLLYEDLGVQEYWIVDVQNVQIIAFAIENQGSRRITESLVLPGLAISLLNEVFRRTRQMNQGQVYAWLLTQFQQ, encoded by the coding sequence ATGAGCGAAATACAAACCCAACTATCAACCGATACCTGGGTAGCAGCAACTTGGGATGAATATATTCAAATAATAGAAAATCCCGCCTACGAAAAAGCCAAAGGCTATTATCACAATCAACACATGAGGATTGAAATGCCACCAGTCGGTCACGACCACGCTTGCGACAACACAATTATTGCTTTTGCTGTTAACCTTTTTTGTACAATTAAGGGCATCCTTATAAAAGGCTTAACTAACTGTAACTATAGGAAAACAGGAGTTCGAGAAGCTCAACCTGATGTATCTTACTACATTGGCGAAAATGCTGATGTCATTCCTTACGGAACTTCTATTATTAACTTAGATATCTATCCACCCCCAGCTTTAGTAATTGAAATTGCTAATAGTTCTCTTGCTGATGATAAAGGTGAAAAACGACTTTTATATGAAGATTTAGGAGTACAAGAATATTGGATTGTAGATGTACAAAATGTGCAAATTATCGCTTTTGCTATAGAAAATCAAGGTAGTAGACGAATTACTGAATCTCTAGTATTACCTGGGTTGGCGATTTCTTTACTCAATGAAGTTTTTCGTCGCACTCGTCAGATGAATCAAGGTCAAGTTTATGCTTGGTTATTAACTCAATTTCAGCAATAA
- a CDS encoding FAD-dependent hydroxylase, which produces MSVTQLYQTLSPQQTPQDLRGYEYDLVIVGGGIIGLTLASALKDSGLSVLLIEAKVTSAAVAKGQAYAIHRLSALIYQGIGVWDKILPQIAKYRQVRLSDADYPDVVEFHTTDLGTPELGYVAEHQALLHPLQEFVQSCPHVTYLCPAEVVNTQYQQDIVAIDIKIAEQIYTVRSKLVVAADGSRSPIRQAAGIKTHGWKYWQSCIVAFVKPEKPHDDTAYEKFWTSGPFAILPLPGNRCRIVWTAPHEEAKALCALDDEQFLAELTRRYGNHMGKLELLGDRFIFQVQLMQSDRYVLPRLALIGDAAHNCHPVGGQGLNLGIRDAAALAQVLQTAHQAGEDIGKIQILKRYERWRKNENLTILGFTDMLDRMFSNNFLPLVLVRRLGLWFLQRVPLLKLFMLKLMIGLKGRTPELAKR; this is translated from the coding sequence ATGTCCGTAACCCAACTTTATCAAACTCTTTCCCCTCAACAAACTCCCCAAGACTTACGGGGATATGAATATGATTTGGTAATTGTAGGCGGTGGAATTATTGGGTTAACCCTAGCCTCTGCTTTAAAAGATTCTGGCCTCAGTGTGCTGCTAATTGAAGCGAAAGTCACATCAGCGGCGGTGGCTAAAGGACAAGCTTATGCAATTCATAGGCTTTCGGCGCTGATTTACCAAGGTATTGGAGTTTGGGACAAAATCCTGCCACAAATTGCCAAATACCGCCAAGTTCGCCTTTCTGATGCCGATTATCCTGATGTGGTGGAATTTCATACAACTGACTTGGGCACACCAGAGTTGGGTTATGTGGCAGAACACCAAGCATTATTGCACCCTTTGCAGGAGTTTGTGCAAAGTTGTCCCCATGTAACTTACCTATGTCCGGCTGAAGTAGTCAATACCCAGTATCAGCAGGACATTGTAGCAATAGATATTAAAATAGCCGAGCAAATATATACAGTACGCAGTAAATTAGTAGTAGCCGCAGACGGATCGCGATCGCCGATTCGCCAAGCTGCTGGTATCAAAACCCACGGCTGGAAATATTGGCAATCATGCATTGTCGCTTTTGTAAAACCAGAAAAACCCCACGACGACACCGCCTACGAAAAATTCTGGACTAGCGGCCCGTTCGCAATTTTACCTTTACCTGGCAACCGTTGCCGCATTGTGTGGACAGCCCCCCACGAAGAAGCAAAAGCTTTATGTGCCTTAGATGATGAGCAATTTTTAGCAGAATTAACTCGTCGCTATGGCAACCACATGGGTAAATTAGAATTATTGGGCGATCGCTTTATTTTTCAAGTGCAACTCATGCAAAGCGATCGTTATGTGCTTCCGCGCTTAGCATTAATTGGTGATGCAGCACACAATTGTCATCCAGTTGGTGGACAAGGTTTAAATCTCGGTATTCGGGATGCAGCTGCTTTAGCCCAAGTCCTGCAAACAGCACATCAAGCAGGTGAAGATATTGGCAAAATTCAAATCCTCAAACGCTATGAACGCTGGCGCAAAAATGAAAACCTGACAATTTTAGGTTTCACCGATATGTTAGATAGGATGTTTTCTAACAACTTTTTACCATTGGTATTAGTTCGCCGCCTCGGTTTATGGTTTTTGCAGCGAGTACCTCTGCTAAAACTGTTTATGCTCAAATTAATGATCGGTTTGAAAGGGCGTACTCCCGAATTAGCGAAACGGTAG
- a CDS encoding Rpn family recombination-promoting nuclease/putative transposase codes for MGIGNWDALSQKEIIEFIETVVIYKFPRLSREEVEAMLGLDAIRNTKVFQEAKEEGKLEGREEGRLEGKLKAVPRLLKLGLSLEQIAEALELEIDVVRQAAEKGVPE; via the coding sequence GTGGGAATTGGGAATTGGGATGCACTTAGTCAAAAAGAAATTATAGAATTTATAGAGACTGTAGTGATATATAAATTTCCAAGACTGAGCCGCGAGGAAGTAGAAGCTATGTTAGGTTTGGATGCCATCAGAAATACAAAGGTTTTTCAAGAAGCTAAAGAAGAAGGTAAGCTTGAAGGGCGAGAAGAAGGTAGGCTTGAAGGTAAGCTCAAAGCAGTTCCTCGCTTGTTAAAGTTAGGGTTGAGTCTGGAACAAATTGCTGAGGCTTTGGAATTAGAAATTGATGTGGTACGACAAGCCGCAGAAAAGGGAGTTCCAGAGTAG
- a CDS encoding ABC transporter substrate-binding protein, protein MLLGMLTFGGCHAFESRVNQSAVIHLTLWQGVNPPPNRDVLQKLVDKFNRTHPNIQVESLYVGQQDQQMPKILAAVVGDAPPDILWYNPTIAGQLVELDALITLDEMLENSPVKAEIDPTLYGSMEYKGKIWSVPFATNNIGILYRPSLFKAAGITELPETWQEFEQVAKQLTKDTNGDGRIDQYGMFLPLGKGEYTVFTWLPFMWSSSGELINGDSQNAAGVILKDNQGAIAALQYWYNLIENGSAVLSGPERGYETEPLVTGKVAMQLNGPWTLGELQATGVDFGVFPIPANKRPATVIGGENLFLFKTTPERQQAAFKFAEYAMSEEFQTELALSTGYLPINIKSRQSTKYQEFVQKLPQVKVFLDQAKYGRSRPIFPGYNRISDSLGRAIESVLLGKNSPTQALNATQKRLDIIFK, encoded by the coding sequence ATGCTGCTGGGCATGTTGACTTTTGGCGGATGTCATGCTTTCGAGTCTAGAGTGAATCAAAGTGCAGTCATTCATCTGACTTTATGGCAAGGGGTAAATCCACCACCAAATCGGGACGTATTGCAAAAACTGGTGGATAAATTTAATCGCACCCATCCAAATATTCAGGTAGAGTCGCTTTATGTTGGGCAACAAGATCAGCAAATGCCCAAGATTTTAGCAGCGGTGGTAGGAGATGCACCGCCAGATATATTGTGGTATAACCCGACTATTGCAGGTCAATTGGTAGAACTGGATGCCTTAATTACTTTAGATGAAATGCTGGAAAATTCTCCAGTCAAAGCCGAAATTGACCCCACTTTGTATGGATCAATGGAATACAAAGGCAAGATTTGGTCAGTACCATTTGCTACAAATAACATCGGTATTCTTTACCGTCCGAGTTTGTTCAAAGCAGCCGGAATTACTGAATTACCTGAGACTTGGCAAGAGTTTGAACAAGTTGCGAAGCAATTAACTAAAGATACCAATGGTGATGGACGCATAGATCAATATGGTATGTTTCTGCCTTTGGGGAAAGGAGAATATACTGTATTTACTTGGTTACCATTTATGTGGAGTAGCAGCGGCGAGTTAATTAATGGGGATTCGCAAAATGCAGCCGGAGTTATTCTCAAAGATAATCAAGGAGCGATCGCAGCTTTGCAATATTGGTATAACTTAATTGAAAATGGTTCTGCTGTGTTATCTGGCCCAGAACGAGGTTACGAAACAGAACCATTGGTGACAGGTAAGGTAGCGATGCAACTAAACGGCCCTTGGACATTAGGAGAATTGCAAGCTACTGGTGTAGATTTTGGTGTTTTTCCCATTCCTGCTAACAAACGTCCTGCTACTGTGATTGGTGGTGAAAATCTGTTTTTATTCAAAACCACACCAGAACGCCAACAAGCCGCTTTCAAGTTTGCTGAGTATGCCATGAGTGAAGAATTTCAAACAGAATTAGCACTCTCCACTGGCTATTTACCTATTAACATAAAATCTCGTCAAAGTACAAAATATCAAGAATTTGTGCAGAAACTACCACAAGTGAAAGTCTTTTTAGACCAAGCAAAATATGGGCGATCGCGTCCCATCTTTCCCGGTTACAATCGCATATCAGACAGCTTAGGTAGAGCAATAGAATCTGTATTATTAGGTAAAAATTCCCCTACACAAGCCCTCAACGCCACCCAGAAACGCTTAGATATAATCTTCAAATAA
- a CDS encoding tetratricopeptide repeat protein encodes MLWNVLQAIRRQITQKLGLSPSNNNKDTTTTLISNSQLEFLLQVIKATADSGGDAKVIHPLLKANQEKLDMNFAQVLRSWAMATLADLEIDTARNTVIDIINFSNRMQDFPLGNRANNLEIAITGYEIALTVFIQDRFPYEWATTQNNLGNAYSNRIRGEKAENLELAISCYEAALSEYTRDRFPYDWARTQNNLGAAYNDRIRGEKAENLELAISCYEAALLEYTRDRFPYDWAMTQNNLGNAYSNRIRGEKAENLELAISCYEAALLERTRDRFPYEWATTQNNLGAAYNDRIRGEKAENLELAISCYEAALSEYTRDRFPYDWARTQNNLGAAYNDRIRGEKAENLELAISCYEAALLEYTRDRFPYDWAMTQNNLGNAYSNRIRGEKAENLELAISCYEAALLERTRDRFPYEWATTQNNLGAAYSNRIRGEKAENLELAISCYEAALLERTRDRFPYDWAMTQNNLGNAYNDRIRGEKAENLELAISCYEAALLERTREAFPQNHATTAFNLGLAYTDAKHFADAYKIFKSAIDTVEFLRGEIFSGDEVKQKLAEEWNKLYHCMVEVCLELKYDDEAVEYIERSKTRNLVELLANQGSPALQQLEQQISEEKRRLAADNPEATTLNQLRQQRQELIKQVIPLEQIRFGEIPGLLDEDTAILQWYIFNDCFRAFIITRQDQTPRIWKSTAEDLQDLDKWSKEYLETYYTKKDQWRHQLTNKLTELADKLHINDVLDLVPDTCKALIFVPHRYLHLLPLHALPLKDLTPNPLPYEGIGLNSKPLSLQERGLERGQKSIEQIDLTPNPLADEGIGLNSKPLSLQERGLERGQKSIEQTDLTPNPLADEGMGLNSKPLSLQERGLERGQKSIEQIDLTPNPLADEGIGLNSKPLSLQERGLERGQKSIEQTDLTPNPLADEGIGLNSKPLSLQERGLERGQKSIEQTDLTPNPLADEGIGLNSKPLSLQERGLERGQKSIALNHNPLYLLDRFPGGVRYAPSCQLLKLAKKREYQPQQKLFAIQDPNDNLTYTNIEVETIQRYFHPTTVLKKAQASKQALLEAVAKSPDMQVVHLSCHGYFDSKSPVNSAIALADCISATPPASSRYLELPDGNKLDLEKCLTLVDIFNLNLPQCRLVTLSACETALTKSTTSDEYIGLASGFLKAGSSSVVSSLWSVDDFATTLLMIRFYDNLHSLPVAQALCQAQQWLRHTTQTDFINWTQQHPNINKQNKQTIQQYLQTWYEPEEKPFDKPDAWASFSAIGH; translated from the coding sequence ATGCTGTGGAATGTTTTACAAGCAATTCGCCGTCAGATAACTCAAAAGCTAGGATTATCCCCGTCTAATAATAACAAAGACACAACAACAACTCTTATATCCAACTCCCAGCTAGAGTTTTTATTGCAGGTAATTAAGGCAACAGCAGACAGTGGCGGCGATGCCAAAGTGATACACCCACTGCTGAAAGCAAACCAAGAAAAGCTAGACATGAACTTTGCCCAAGTTTTACGCAGTTGGGCAATGGCAACTCTGGCAGATTTAGAAATAGACACAGCGCGAAACACTGTAATAGATATCATCAATTTCAGCAACCGGATGCAAGATTTTCCCTTGGGGAACCGGGCGAATAATTTAGAAATTGCCATTACAGGTTATGAAATCGCACTCACCGTTTTTATCCAGGATCGCTTTCCCTATGAATGGGCAACAACGCAAAACAACCTGGGCAATGCTTACAGTAACCGCATCCGAGGAGAGAAGGCAGAAAATTTAGAACTAGCCATCTCTTGCTACGAAGCGGCTTTGTCAGAATACACCCGCGATCGCTTTCCCTATGATTGGGCAAGGACGCAAAACAACCTGGGCGCTGCTTACAATGACCGCATCCGAGGAGAGAAGGCAGAAAATTTAGAACTAGCCATATCTTGCTACGAAGCGGCTTTGTTAGAATACACCCGCGATCGCTTTCCCTATGATTGGGCAATGACGCAAAACAACCTGGGCAATGCTTACAGTAACCGCATCCGAGGAGAGAAGGCAGAAAATTTAGAACTAGCCATTTCTTGCTACGAAGCGGCTTTATTAGAACGCACCCGCGATCGCTTTCCCTATGAATGGGCAACAACACAAAACAACCTGGGCGCTGCTTACAATGACCGCATCCGAGGAGAGAAGGCAGAAAATTTAGAACTAGCCATCTCTTGCTACGAAGCGGCTTTGTCAGAATACACCCGCGATCGCTTTCCCTATGATTGGGCAAGGACGCAAAACAACCTGGGCGCTGCTTACAATGACCGCATCCGAGGAGAGAAGGCAGAAAATTTAGAACTAGCCATATCTTGCTACGAAGCGGCTTTGTTAGAATACACCCGCGATCGCTTTCCCTATGATTGGGCAATGACGCAAAACAACCTGGGCAATGCTTACAGTAACCGCATCCGAGGAGAGAAGGCAGAAAATTTAGAACTAGCCATTTCTTGCTACGAAGCGGCTTTATTAGAACGCACCCGCGATCGCTTTCCCTATGAATGGGCAACAACACAAAACAACCTGGGCGCTGCTTACAGTAACCGCATCCGAGGAGAGAAGGCAGAAAATTTAGAACTAGCCATTTCTTGCTACGAAGCGGCTTTATTAGAACGCACCCGCGATCGCTTTCCCTATGATTGGGCAATGACGCAAAACAACCTGGGCAATGCTTACAATGACCGCATCCGAGGAGAGAAGGCAGAAAATTTAGAACTTGCCATCTCTTGCTACGAAGCGGCTTTGTTAGAACGCACCCGCGAGGCTTTTCCCCAAAATCATGCAACAACAGCTTTCAACTTGGGGTTAGCTTACACAGACGCAAAACACTTTGCAGATGCCTACAAGATTTTTAAATCTGCCATTGACACAGTAGAATTTCTGCGGGGTGAAATTTTCTCTGGCGATGAAGTCAAGCAAAAACTCGCGGAAGAATGGAATAAACTTTATCACTGCATGGTGGAAGTTTGTCTGGAATTAAAATATGACGACGAAGCAGTGGAATACATCGAACGCAGCAAGACGCGTAACTTAGTAGAACTCTTGGCAAATCAAGGTTCACCAGCACTGCAACAGCTAGAACAACAAATATCTGAAGAAAAACGCCGTTTAGCCGCAGACAACCCCGAAGCAACAACTTTAAACCAACTGCGTCAACAACGCCAAGAGTTAATTAAGCAAGTCATCCCTTTAGAACAGATCCGCTTTGGCGAAATTCCAGGGCTGTTAGATGAGGACACTGCTATTCTGCAATGGTACATTTTTAATGATTGCTTTCGTGCCTTTATCATCACCCGCCAAGACCAAACACCCCGAATCTGGAAATCTACGGCTGAAGATTTGCAGGATTTAGATAAATGGTCAAAAGAGTATCTGGAAACTTACTACACAAAAAAAGATCAGTGGCGACATCAGCTAACTAATAAACTCACAGAATTAGCAGACAAGCTACATATTAATGATGTACTCGATTTAGTTCCTGATACCTGCAAGGCTTTAATTTTCGTTCCCCATCGCTACCTGCATTTATTACCGCTTCATGCTTTACCGCTAAAAGACCTAACCCCCAACCCCCTTCCCTACGAGGGAATAGGGCTAAATTCAAAGCCTCTCTCCTTGCAGGAGAGAGGTTTGGAGAGAGGTCAAAAATCTATTGAACAAATAGACCTAACCCCCAACCCCCTTGCTGATGAGGGAATAGGGCTAAATTCAAAGCCTCTCTCCTTGCAGGAGAGAGGTTTGGAGAGAGGTCAAAAATCTATTGAACAAACAGACCTAACCCCCAACCCCCTTGCTGATGAGGGAATGGGGCTAAATTCAAAGCCTCTCTCCTTGCAGGAGAGAGGTTTGGAGAGAGGTCAAAAATCTATTGAACAAATAGACCTAACCCCCAACCCCCTTGCTGATGAGGGAATAGGGCTAAATTCAAAGCCTCTCTCCTTGCAGGAGAGAGGTTTGGAGAGAGGTCAAAAATCTATTGAACAAACAGACCTAACCCCCAACCCCCTTGCTGATGAGGGAATAGGGCTAAATTCAAAGCCTCTCTCCTTGCAGGAGAGAGGTTTGGAGAGAGGTCAAAAATCTATTGAACAAACAGACCTAACCCCCAACCCCCTTGCTGATGAGGGAATAGGGCTAAATTCAAAGCCTCTCTCCTTGCAGGAGAGAGGTTTGGAGAGAGGTCAAAAATCTATTGCACTCAACCATAACCCGCTATATCTCCTAGACAGATTTCCTGGTGGGGTGAGATATGCACCCAGTTGTCAACTGTTGAAGTTAGCCAAAAAACGAGAATATCAGCCGCAACAAAAATTATTCGCCATCCAAGACCCCAACGACAACCTGACTTATACCAATATTGAAGTTGAAACGATTCAGCGTTACTTTCATCCCACCACCGTTTTAAAAAAAGCCCAAGCCAGCAAACAAGCTTTATTAGAAGCCGTTGCAAAATCACCTGATATGCAAGTCGTTCACCTTTCTTGTCACGGCTACTTTGATAGTAAATCGCCTGTCAATTCTGCCATTGCTTTAGCTGATTGTATTTCAGCCACACCCCCTGCAAGCAGCCGTTATCTAGAATTACCAGATGGTAACAAGCTAGATTTAGAAAAATGCCTCACCTTAGTTGACATCTTCAATCTCAACTTACCACAATGCCGCCTCGTCACCCTTTCCGCCTGCGAAACCGCACTCACGAAATCCACAACCAGCGATGAATATATTGGTTTAGCAAGTGGCTTTCTCAAAGCCGGGAGTTCTAGTGTAGTTAGTAGTCTGTGGTCAGTGGATGACTTTGCTACCACTTTATTGATGATTCGATTTTACGACAATCTGCACTCTCTCCCCGTTGCCCAAGCACTTTGTCAAGCCCAGCAGTGGTTACGCCACACCACCCAAACCGATTTCATCAACTGGACTCAACAACATCCAAATATCAATAAACAAAATAAGCAAACAATTCAGCAGTATTTACAAACATGGTATGAACCAGAAGAAAAACCCTTTGATAAACCAGACGCTTGGGCTAGTTTCTCTGCTATCGGACATTAA